In the bacterium genome, TCGCTCGCCGTCCTTTTCGTGAGGTCCAGAAACGTCGGCTCGCTGAACCGGAACTGCGCGAGGATCGGATCAACGGAGGACATCGTGGCGAGCTGCATGTTGACCGAGACCAGGTTGCCCTCGTCGACGTTGAGCAGGCCAACGATGCCGTCGATGGGCGCCCGAATCGTCGTGTACGTTAAGTTGAGCTGTGCCTGGGTCACGGCGGCCTGGGCCTGTTCGACCCCCGCGCGCGCCTGCTCGATCCCCACCTGCTGCGCGAGCGCCGTGTTCTGCACCACGGCCTCCTGCGCCGCCACATTGGCGGCGGCCGCCTGCTCCTGCGCCGCATCGTTGTCCAGCTGCTGCTGCGCCAGCGCCTGTTGCGCGACGAGATATTGGTCCCGCCTCGCCTGCTGCTGCGTGTTGACGTGGATCGCCTTGAGGGCTGCGAGCTGCGCCTGCGCCTGACGCAGCTGCACTTGCTGGAGCGCCTGTTTTAGATTGGCTTGGGCGGTGGCCAGCTGCGCGCGGGAGGATTGGAGGGCCGCGATGAACGGCCGCTGGTCGATGATGAAGAGCAGCTGCCCCCGCCGCACCTCTGAGCCTTGCTTGAAGAGCACTTGCTCGAGGGTGCCGGCAACCTGGGCGCGCAGGCCGACCGTCTGCACCGCCACCATCTGCGCCACCGCCTCGCTGTAGATGGGCACCGTCCTCGAGATCGCTTCTGTGACGACGGTCCGGGGCGGCGGCGGGGCCGCGACCGCCGGGTTTTGCCCCGGTGCTCGCGACGACGCGCAGCCGGCGAGGACACCCGACAGCGCCAGCAGGCCAAGCCAAGGTGCCCACCGCCGCATTGTGATCATGAGGTTGACTCGCATGAATCTCTCCTTTAGCCTCAACCCGTGCTCAGCTTAGGCATCAACGACATTGAAGCGGGGATCCGTATCGCCTCCGTCGCGTCTCGCCCGCTGCCCGCCGCCACCGATGAGGTGGACGGCCGGCAGCGGGCGGCGAGGCTACCTACCTGTCCGCGTGCTCTTGGTCGGCATGGAATTGCCCGACGGACGGGCCGTCGCCGACAACCGTGCCCACGTCGGTCGGTGCGGATTGGTCCACGACCAGCGTGGAGGAAACGCGCGCGTCCCAATTCCCTTCGTCGGCAAACGTCGCCGCCGTGGGGAAGAGCATGGCAACTCCGACCACCAGACCTGCGAGTATCCTAGGCATTGTCGCTCCTCCTTTCTGTTAGGGTGGCTCGTCAGCGTGTCTCAGGCCTTTGCCTTTGCGTACACGAACGCCACTGTCCGCCGGGCGGGCTGCCACATCCCGGCGATGGCTCCCAAAAGGGACAAGGCGGCGGAGACGCCGATCGCCGGGACGAACCCGGCGCTGAACGCCTGGGGGGAGCCGAAACTTCCGGTCCGAGAGAACACCGAAGCGAGCATCGCGATCCCGAATACCGCGCCGAGTAAGCGCAGCATGTTGAAGGTGCCGGACGCCTTGCCGATCTCGGTGGCAGCGACCGAGTTCAAGACGGCGTTCTGAGCGGCGGGGATGACCAACGAGCCACCGGTGCCGGCGACGATCAGCGGCGCGACGAGCGTGGTGTAGGCGAGGTCGGGCGCGGCGATCCGCCCAAGCCAAGCCATCCCGACGGCTTGCAGGAGGAGCCCGATAACGATAAGTGGCCGCTCGCCGATCCGGTTGACGAGGGCGCCGGCAATCGGTGCGACCACAAACAGACAGGCGGTCCAGGGGAGCAGTCGCAGGCCGGCGCCGAGCGGTCCGTGGCCCTGCGCGGTCTGCAGGAACTGCGACAGAAAGAACAAGGTGCCCTGGATCGACCCAAAGAGCAGGAAGCTCACCGCGTTGCCCGATGAGAAGGCGCGGGAGCGGAAGAGCCGCATCGGCATCATCGGCTCGCGGGCGCGCAACTCCCAAGCGACGAAGGCGACGGCCAGCAGCACCCCGGCCACCAACGCCGCAACGACCTCGAGGCTGCCCCAGCCGGCGTGGTTCCCGCGCATCAGCCCCCACACCATCCCGAGGGCAGCGCCCGACACGAGCGC is a window encoding:
- a CDS encoding efflux RND transporter periplasmic adaptor subunit, with the translated sequence MRVNLMITMRRWAPWLGLLALSGVLAGCASSRAPGQNPAVAAPPPPRTVVTEAISRTVPIYSEAVAQMVAVQTVGLRAQVAGTLEQVLFKQGSEVRRGQLLFIIDQRPFIAALQSSRAQLATAQANLKQALQQVQLRQAQAQLAALKAIHVNTQQQARRDQYLVAQQALAQQQLDNDAAQEQAAAANVAAQEAVVQNTALAQQVGIEQARAGVEQAQAAVTQAQLNLTYTTIRAPIDGIVGLLNVDEGNLVSVNMQLATMSSVDPILAQFRFSEPTFLDLTKRTASEAARSGVSPLSVPSFRLVMTDHTIYQHLGTFRTLDRAVDPQTGTIIVQVLFPNNDRLLRAGMYAQVRAKLEDRPNTVLVPQAAVQEVQGAKTVFVVGTNNTVSVRTITDGGVYGPFFIVLRGLQTGERVIVEGLQKVRPGAVVRPTVQPAPPLPSGASAPSGTGGDRGAGRTDVRREVSRC
- a CDS encoding DHA2 family efflux MFS transporter permease subunit; its protein translation is MKAWVLALTSVASFMAALDALVVATALTRIRLGLGASIEALQWTVNAYNLSFAVLLLTGAALGDRFGRRRVFVAGLGLFTAASAACALAPTIGWLIAARAVQGAGAAMVMPLAMALLSVAFPREERGKALGFFSSVTGLALVSGPVVGGAIAQGIAWQWIFWLNVPIGVVTIPLVLSRIRESMGPGAALDIPGIALVSGAALGMVWGLMRGNHAGWGSLEVVAALVAGVLLAVAFVAWELRAREPMMPMRLFRSRAFSSGNAVSFLLFGSIQGTLFFLSQFLQTAQGHGPLGAGLRLLPWTACLFVVAPIAGALVNRIGERPLIVIGLLLQAVGMAWLGRIAAPDLAYTTLVAPLIVAGTGGSLVIPAAQNAVLNSVAATEIGKASGTFNMLRLLGAVFGIAMLASVFSRTGSFGSPQAFSAGFVPAIGVSAALSLLGAIAGMWQPARRTVAFVYAKAKA